The following is a genomic window from Ethanoligenens harbinense YUAN-3.
AAATCCCATCTGCTGGACATGAAGACTAAAAATGAAGTGGAGCACATTGTGATTCCTTCTGAAGGGCTGATACTGGAGCCAGGACGGCTCTATCTGGGCAGCACGGTCGAATATACCGCCGCGGACGACTGTGTCCCCATGCTGGAAGGGCGCTCCTCGATCGGGCGCTTGGGCCTCTATGTGCACGTCACAGCAGGCTTCGGAGATGTGGGCTTCCATGGCTGCTGGACATTGGAGATCAGTTGTATCCAGCCTATTCGTATCTACGCAGGGGTGGAGATCTGCCAAATTTATTTTCATACCATTGCCGGCGCGTACGAGCCATATATCAGCGAGAAATATCAGAATAACCGTGGTGTGCAGCCCAGTCTGCTCTATAAAGATTTCGAGA
Proteins encoded in this region:
- the dcd gene encoding dCTP deaminase, with product MILSGLEIKKRLHKTIEIDPYDESRLNPNSYNLTLHNELLVYKSHLLDMKTKNEVEHIVIPSEGLILEPGRLYLGSTVEYTAADDCVPMLEGRSSIGRLGLYVHVTAGFGDVGFHGCWTLEISCIQPIRIYAGVEICQIYFHTIAGAYEPYISEKYQNNRGVQPSLLYKDFERKPK